The proteins below come from a single Alkalispirillum mobile genomic window:
- a CDS encoding MBL fold metallo-hydrolase RNA specificity domain-containing protein: protein MQVEFFGAARQVTGSCFLVHCGKSRVLVDCGLIQGGRKQEARNREAFPFDASQIDAMVLTHAHLDHSGRIPQLVEAGFSGRIYTQRATRDLCHIMLKDAGFLAEKDAEIENRKRQRKHLPADVEPMYTVQQAEAAMRSFRAVDYDQIIDIADGVRLRLRDAGHILGSAIAELWLEAGGKKRKLVFSGDLGHADAPILCDRAHVEEADLVVMESTYGDRLHRPWDETWDELGEIISSAKAERGNILVPAFAVGRTQELLYVLGRNFDAWELSDWSIFLDSPMAIEATKVYARHRGLYDDEAREQLPDRKNPFELPNLTLSRTTEDSMAINRIQSGALVIAGSGMCNGGRIRHHFKHNLWRSSCHVIIVGFQAAGTPGRALVDGARELKLWGETVRVGAQIHTVGGLSAHADQRELLAWYEGFRDHPPVALVHGEEGAMDALAEELHRRYNTSVRTPSEGQAITL from the coding sequence ATGCAGGTGGAGTTTTTCGGTGCGGCTCGCCAGGTGACCGGCTCCTGTTTCCTGGTTCACTGCGGCAAGAGCCGGGTGTTGGTCGATTGCGGCCTTATCCAGGGCGGGCGCAAGCAGGAGGCGCGCAACCGAGAGGCCTTCCCCTTCGATGCGAGCCAGATCGATGCGATGGTGCTTACCCACGCGCACCTGGATCACTCCGGGCGCATTCCCCAGCTGGTGGAGGCGGGGTTCAGCGGCCGTATCTACACTCAGCGCGCTACCCGCGATCTCTGCCACATCATGCTTAAGGATGCCGGCTTTCTGGCCGAGAAGGATGCCGAGATCGAGAACCGCAAGCGCCAGCGCAAGCACCTGCCGGCGGACGTGGAACCGATGTACACGGTGCAGCAGGCAGAGGCGGCGATGCGCAGCTTCCGCGCCGTGGACTACGACCAGATCATCGATATCGCCGACGGCGTGCGTCTGAGGCTGCGCGACGCCGGTCATATCCTGGGCTCGGCGATCGCCGAGTTGTGGCTGGAAGCGGGTGGCAAAAAGCGGAAACTGGTCTTCAGCGGCGACCTGGGCCACGCCGACGCGCCCATCCTGTGTGACCGCGCCCACGTGGAAGAGGCCGACCTGGTGGTCATGGAGAGCACCTATGGCGATCGTCTGCACCGGCCCTGGGATGAGACCTGGGATGAACTCGGTGAGATCATCTCCAGCGCCAAAGCGGAGCGCGGGAACATCTTGGTACCCGCCTTCGCGGTCGGTCGGACCCAGGAATTGCTTTACGTGTTGGGCCGCAATTTCGACGCCTGGGAACTGTCAGACTGGAGCATCTTTCTGGACAGTCCCATGGCCATCGAGGCCACCAAGGTGTATGCCCGCCATCGCGGGCTGTATGACGATGAGGCGCGGGAGCAGCTGCCCGACCGGAAGAACCCCTTTGAGCTGCCCAACCTGACCCTCAGCCGGACCACCGAGGACTCAATGGCGATCAACCGGATCCAGTCCGGTGCCCTCGTGATCGCCGGCAGTGGCATGTGCAACGGGGGCCGGATACGGCACCACTTCAAGCACAATCTCTGGCGCTCCTCCTGTCACGTGATCATTGTTGGCTTCCAGGCCGCGGGGACCCCGGGCCGGGCCCTGGTCGACGGGGCGCGGGAGCTCAAGCTCTGGGGCGAGACCGTGCGTGTCGGTGCCCAGATCCACACCGTCGGTGGTCTTTCTGCCCATGCAGACCAACGAGAGTTGCTGGCCTGGTATGAGGGCTTCCGCGACCACCCGCCGGTGGCGTTAGTCCACGGCGAGGAGGGGGCCATGGACGCCCTCGCGGAGGAGTTGCACCGGCGTTACAACACCAGCGTGCGCACCCCGTCGGAGGGCCAGGCCATCACCCTCTGA
- a CDS encoding isocitrate/isopropylmalate dehydrogenase family protein, whose amino-acid sequence MAKNRTWGVAVCPGDGIGPEVMAPTVAALQKVAAKEGLELRLQHYDWPAHAWHRDHGEMMPADWRAQLAEHDAILLGALGDPGPSSDPDRHLLPDGVSLAPLLALRKGFDLWACERPAVRLPGTPQYLADPRAEGLDMLVIRENSEGEYVAQGGRLAPGTAREVATQVEVFTRLGTERIIRHAFERASARAQARQAGERPPRTFPLPGGGEAAAQVCAITKRNAQAHWGEMWTEIFAEVAGDYPHIATHHELVDAACMKFVTRPWEFDVVVASNLHGDILTDLAAVLCGGMGVAPSCNINPLDRSVPPLFEPTHGSAPDIAGQGLAGPEAMLLTAAMMLDWMGEEDPAAARAGERLRLAVAADLQERDGEASGTRAVGDAVLARLDQL is encoded by the coding sequence ATGGCGAAAAACAGAACATGGGGGGTGGCGGTCTGCCCCGGTGACGGCATCGGGCCGGAAGTGATGGCACCCACCGTGGCGGCCTTGCAGAAGGTGGCAGCGAAGGAGGGCCTGGAGCTGAGGCTGCAGCATTACGACTGGCCCGCCCACGCCTGGCACCGAGACCACGGGGAAATGATGCCAGCGGACTGGCGCGCACAGCTGGCCGAGCACGATGCGATCCTGCTTGGCGCGCTGGGGGACCCGGGGCCGAGCAGCGACCCCGACCGGCACCTGCTCCCCGACGGGGTCTCACTGGCACCGCTACTGGCATTGCGCAAGGGGTTTGACCTGTGGGCCTGCGAGCGCCCGGCGGTGCGCCTGCCGGGGACGCCGCAGTACCTCGCGGACCCCCGGGCAGAGGGCCTGGACATGCTGGTGATCCGCGAGAACAGCGAGGGGGAGTACGTGGCCCAGGGCGGACGCCTGGCGCCGGGCACTGCCCGCGAGGTGGCCACGCAGGTGGAGGTGTTCACGCGGCTGGGTACTGAGCGCATCATCCGCCACGCCTTCGAGCGCGCCAGCGCGCGGGCGCAGGCGCGCCAGGCGGGTGAGCGGCCGCCCCGGACATTCCCGTTGCCAGGGGGCGGCGAGGCGGCCGCACAGGTGTGTGCCATCACCAAGCGGAACGCACAGGCCCATTGGGGTGAGATGTGGACGGAGATCTTCGCCGAAGTGGCCGGGGACTACCCGCACATCGCCACCCACCACGAGTTGGTCGATGCGGCGTGCATGAAGTTCGTCACCCGACCGTGGGAATTTGACGTGGTGGTGGCCAGTAACCTGCATGGTGACATCCTCACCGACCTGGCGGCGGTGCTTTGTGGCGGCATGGGCGTGGCGCCTTCCTGCAACATCAATCCGCTGGATCGCAGCGTGCCCCCGCTGTTCGAACCGACCCACGGGAGTGCGCCGGACATCGCTGGCCAGGGGTTGGCCGGTCCGGAGGCCATGTTGCTTACCGCGGCCATGATGTTGGACTGGATGGGTGAGGAGGACCCGGCCGCAGCGCGCGCCGGTGAGCGGTTGCGCTTGGCCGTGGCCGCGGATCTGCAGGAACGAGACGGCGAGGCATCAGGCACCCGGGCAGTGGGTGACGCGGTCCTGGCGCGCCTCGACCAGCTCTGA
- a CDS encoding malate dehydrogenase has protein sequence MKAPVRVAVTGAAGQIGYSLLFRIASGDMLGKDQPVILQLLEITPALEALKGVVMELEDCAFPLVAGITTSDKAEEAFKDADIALLVGARPRGPGMERKDLLEANAAIFSAQGKALNDAASRDVKVLVVGNPANTNSLIAQRNAPDLDPRNFTAMTRLDHNRAIAQLANKTGAHNTEIKNMIIWGNHSATQYPDISKTTVKGEAAPGLVERDWYENDFIPTVQQRGAAIIKARGASSAASAAGSAIDHIRDWVLGTPEGEWTSMAVPSDGSYGIEKGIIYSFPCVCKNGDYEIIQDLEIDEFSREKMKATEQELSEERQAVEHLLP, from the coding sequence ATGAAAGCACCTGTGCGCGTCGCGGTGACCGGTGCCGCCGGTCAGATTGGTTACAGCCTTTTATTCCGTATTGCTTCCGGCGACATGCTGGGCAAGGACCAGCCGGTAATCCTGCAGCTGCTGGAAATCACCCCTGCCCTGGAGGCGCTGAAGGGGGTCGTGATGGAGCTGGAGGATTGCGCGTTCCCGCTGGTCGCCGGGATCACGACCTCCGACAAGGCCGAAGAGGCTTTCAAGGATGCCGACATCGCCCTCTTGGTCGGTGCCCGTCCGCGTGGCCCGGGCATGGAGCGCAAGGACCTGCTGGAAGCGAACGCCGCGATCTTCTCGGCTCAGGGTAAGGCGCTGAATGACGCCGCCAGCCGTGATGTGAAGGTGCTGGTGGTCGGCAACCCCGCCAACACCAACTCGCTGATTGCCCAGCGCAACGCGCCGGACCTGGATCCGCGGAACTTTACCGCCATGACCCGCCTGGACCACAACCGGGCCATTGCGCAACTGGCGAACAAAACCGGTGCCCATAACACCGAGATCAAGAACATGATTATCTGGGGCAACCACTCCGCCACTCAGTACCCGGATATCAGCAAGACCACCGTCAAGGGTGAAGCCGCGCCCGGGCTGGTGGAGCGCGACTGGTACGAGAACGACTTCATCCCCACCGTCCAGCAGCGCGGCGCCGCCATCATCAAGGCGCGTGGGGCCTCCAGCGCCGCCTCCGCGGCCGGCTCCGCCATCGACCATATCCGCGATTGGGTATTGGGCACGCCGGAAGGTGAGTGGACCAGCATGGCGGTGCCGTCCGATGGCAGCTACGGCATCGAGAAGGGCATCATTTACTCCTTCCCCTGCGTCTGCAAGAACGGTGACTACGAGATCATCCAGGATCTGGAGATCGATGAGTTCAGCCGCGAGAAGATGAAGGCCACCGAGCAGGAACTCAGCGAAGAGCGCCAGGCCGTGGAGCACCTGCTGCCCTGA
- a CDS encoding DUF6489 family protein: MKIRIDIDGKPEELRSFLGLPDLNPVHEALVKQLLDQLEETRDPQALLQKWFAGGVQSAETLQRLILESLHAPAGGPGRSDQKTR; the protein is encoded by the coding sequence ATGAAGATCCGGATCGATATCGACGGTAAGCCGGAAGAATTGAGGTCCTTTCTCGGGCTGCCGGATCTGAACCCCGTCCACGAGGCGTTGGTGAAGCAGTTATTGGATCAGCTGGAGGAGACTCGCGACCCGCAGGCGCTGTTGCAAAAGTGGTTTGCCGGGGGAGTACAAAGTGCGGAAACCCTTCAGCGCCTGATTCTGGAGTCGTTGCATGCGCCGGCCGGCGGCCCAGGGCGGTCAGACCAGAAAACCAGGTAA
- a CDS encoding SAM hydrolase/SAM-dependent halogenase family protein, whose translation MFILFTDFGYDGPYVGQLKAVLLGGAPAVPVVDLMHDAPVFQPEAAGQLLAAYGGGLPAGTITVAVVDPGVGGDRRMIAARGDARWWLGPDNGLLVPTLRRCADVEVWELERPASAAPTFHGRDVFAPAALEVLENGRVEGEPVPAGDLVGWDSPPSLSRILYIDRYGNAVTGLQGEAVMDQAVIRIGYRELRFAQTFSAVAPGEAFWYRNSSGLVELAVNQGRADEWPGVELGAEVTVSTA comes from the coding sequence ATGTTTATCCTGTTTACCGATTTCGGGTATGACGGACCCTATGTCGGGCAGCTTAAAGCGGTCCTGCTGGGTGGGGCACCGGCGGTACCGGTTGTGGACCTGATGCATGACGCCCCGGTCTTTCAGCCCGAGGCGGCCGGGCAGCTTCTGGCAGCGTATGGGGGTGGGCTGCCCGCCGGCACGATCACCGTGGCGGTGGTTGATCCGGGGGTGGGTGGAGACCGGCGCATGATCGCGGCGCGCGGGGACGCGCGGTGGTGGCTCGGGCCCGATAACGGGCTGCTTGTGCCGACCTTGCGGCGGTGCGCGGACGTGGAGGTGTGGGAGTTGGAGAGGCCGGCGAGCGCAGCACCCACCTTCCATGGCCGGGATGTCTTTGCCCCGGCGGCGCTGGAGGTTCTTGAAAATGGGCGGGTTGAAGGAGAGCCGGTGCCGGCGGGTGACCTGGTCGGCTGGGACAGCCCGCCGTCGCTTTCGCGGATCCTCTATATTGACCGTTACGGTAATGCCGTGACCGGCCTGCAAGGAGAAGCGGTTATGGATCAGGCGGTGATTCGGATCGGGTACCGGGAGTTGCGTTTTGCGCAGACCTTCAGCGCGGTGGCGCCGGGAGAGGCGTTCTGGTATCGGAACTCCAGTGGTCTGGTAGAACTGGCGGTCAATCAGGGAAGGGCGGATGAATGGCCCGGAGTGGAATTAGGGGCCGAGGTGACGGTGAGCACGGCATGA